In Nakamurella antarctica, the following are encoded in one genomic region:
- a CDS encoding ABC transporter ATP-binding protein codes for MAPVTLDRINKVYENGFHAVQDLSIDIADGEFIVLVGPSGCGKSTALRMVAGLEDISSGTLSIGDKVVNSLTPKDRDIAMVFQSYALYPHMTVGDNIGYGLKIRKMEKAEIQRRVKKAADMLELTPLLDRKPKQLSGGQRQRVAMGRAIVREPQVFLMDEPLSNLDAKLRVQMRAEIGRIQQDLNVTTLYVTHDQIEAMTMGDRVVVLKSGLLMQVGAPQHLYDNPANVFVAGFIGSPPMNMGMGRIGRNGDNYTLQMGSATLTLAPELIAAKPALKNHVGNEVIVGLRSEDMEDASVRGDATETLDAKVVLTEALGSEIVVHFETDIEKVVTEDTKLLAENLGGADVGVIGSDRTQWVASFAPRSRVRSRDDIKVVVDTERLHFFDATTSNSINT; via the coding sequence ATGGCTCCCGTGACTTTGGACCGCATCAACAAGGTGTACGAGAACGGTTTTCACGCTGTTCAAGATCTCAGCATCGATATTGCCGACGGCGAGTTTATTGTTCTGGTCGGACCGTCCGGTTGCGGTAAGTCCACGGCACTGCGGATGGTCGCAGGTCTAGAGGACATCAGCAGCGGCACCTTAAGCATCGGCGACAAGGTGGTGAACTCGTTGACGCCGAAAGACCGAGACATCGCGATGGTGTTCCAGTCGTATGCGCTGTACCCGCATATGACGGTGGGCGACAACATTGGGTATGGGCTGAAGATCCGAAAAATGGAGAAGGCCGAGATCCAACGGCGGGTCAAAAAAGCCGCCGACATGCTCGAACTGACTCCGCTGCTGGATCGCAAGCCCAAACAACTGTCTGGCGGCCAGCGCCAACGTGTTGCGATGGGTCGCGCCATCGTTCGCGAACCCCAGGTGTTCCTGATGGACGAGCCGCTCTCGAACCTTGACGCCAAACTCCGCGTTCAGATGCGCGCCGAGATCGGCCGTATTCAGCAAGATCTGAACGTCACCACCCTGTACGTCACCCACGATCAGATCGAGGCGATGACGATGGGGGACCGAGTGGTTGTCCTTAAATCCGGCCTGCTGATGCAGGTTGGGGCCCCCCAGCACTTGTACGACAACCCCGCCAACGTCTTTGTTGCCGGGTTCATCGGCTCCCCGCCAATGAACATGGGGATGGGCCGGATCGGCCGCAACGGCGATAACTACACGCTGCAGATGGGTTCGGCGACTTTGACCTTGGCGCCGGAACTTATCGCTGCGAAGCCGGCACTCAAGAACCACGTGGGCAACGAGGTCATCGTGGGCCTTCGGAGCGAGGACATGGAAGATGCATCAGTGCGCGGGGATGCCACCGAGACGCTGGACGCCAAGGTCGTGCTCACCGAGGCACTGGGCTCTGAGATCGTCGTTCACTTCGAGACCGATATCGAGAAGGTTGTCACCGAGGACACCAAGCTGCTCGCCGAGAACTTGGGTGGGGCGGATGTGGGGGTAATCGGCAGTGACCGGACGCAGTGGGTGGCCTCTTTCGCGCCGCGCTCACGCGTCCGCTCTCGCGACGACATCAAGGTCGTCGTTGACACCGAGAGGCTGCACTTCTTCGATGCGACCACGAGCAACTCGATCAACACTTGA
- a CDS encoding glycoside hydrolase family 13 protein, translated as MIPPIAARLGPHHDGSSLYVGDSTPRLGDRVPVRVRVPSGSGVDAVRIRAIRDAEPTLVQAKRDGGDDHEDWFTADVEVHNPDTRYRIQLDRGLQGYSWLNGTGEHYRDIPDAHDFRLTTHDPGPDWARDAVVYQVFPDRFARSGASRELPGWAVPAEWDDAVIHQGSQTPLQFFGGDLDGIRNKLSHLKSVGVTALYLTPIFPGGSNHRYNASSFAEVDPLLGGDAALARLARACHESGLHIVGDLTTNHSGDDHPWFELAKQGPDALERSFYYMDKNGDYISWLGVPSLPKFDLASQELRDRMFGTGDSVVSRWLRPPFDLDGWRIDVANMTGRQGEYDHGREVARLIRRTLDEVRPDSVLIAEYTSDFTADLDGAGWQGSMNYAGFAGPVWSWLQSAAHEKSVQGNPNRTARRSGQSTVATMREFAAAVPWKVAARHWNLASSHDTARIRTIAGTPEMVRVAAGLLFTYLGTPMVFAGDEIGLEGTNGEDSRRTMPWDRPEDWDQETLAVYRDLIAVRHAHPALRRGGLRWVVQTDDAIGYLRETADERILVVVARSRWQGALLPGGLVYQSAETLYGEVSLVVDGSGVLIPGEGPGVGIWRLT; from the coding sequence TTGATCCCCCCGATCGCAGCTCGGCTCGGCCCTCATCACGATGGCTCGTCGCTCTACGTCGGTGACTCCACGCCGCGGCTCGGAGATCGCGTCCCCGTCAGAGTGCGGGTACCGTCCGGGTCCGGGGTGGACGCCGTTCGGATCCGAGCGATCCGGGACGCCGAGCCGACATTGGTGCAGGCCAAGAGGGACGGCGGTGACGATCACGAGGACTGGTTCACCGCAGACGTCGAAGTTCACAACCCGGACACCCGCTACCGGATTCAGCTCGACCGCGGCTTGCAGGGGTACTCCTGGTTGAACGGAACAGGGGAGCACTACCGGGACATCCCCGACGCGCACGATTTCCGGCTCACCACCCATGATCCCGGCCCCGACTGGGCACGTGACGCCGTGGTCTACCAAGTTTTCCCGGACCGTTTCGCGCGCAGCGGTGCGTCCCGAGAGTTGCCTGGTTGGGCTGTACCGGCCGAGTGGGATGATGCCGTCATCCACCAGGGTTCGCAGACCCCGTTGCAGTTCTTCGGCGGCGACCTTGACGGCATCCGTAACAAACTCAGCCACCTCAAGAGTGTGGGTGTCACGGCGCTCTATCTCACGCCGATCTTCCCGGGTGGGTCCAACCACCGCTACAACGCGTCCAGCTTCGCGGAAGTAGACCCGCTGCTAGGGGGCGACGCCGCCCTCGCCCGGCTTGCCCGCGCGTGCCATGAAAGCGGCCTACACATCGTTGGCGACCTCACCACGAACCACTCCGGCGACGATCACCCGTGGTTCGAGTTGGCCAAGCAGGGACCCGACGCACTGGAGCGCAGCTTCTACTACATGGACAAAAACGGGGACTACATCAGCTGGCTCGGTGTGCCCAGCCTGCCAAAATTCGACCTCGCCTCACAGGAGTTGCGGGACAGGATGTTCGGCACCGGTGACTCGGTGGTGTCACGGTGGTTGCGGCCGCCATTCGACCTCGACGGCTGGCGGATAGACGTCGCCAACATGACGGGCCGCCAGGGTGAATACGACCACGGCAGAGAGGTCGCCAGGCTAATTCGCCGCACCCTCGACGAAGTTCGCCCCGATTCGGTACTGATCGCCGAATACACCAGCGACTTCACGGCGGACCTTGACGGCGCCGGGTGGCAGGGCTCTATGAACTATGCAGGCTTCGCGGGCCCGGTGTGGTCGTGGCTGCAATCGGCGGCACACGAGAAATCTGTGCAGGGCAATCCGAATCGCACCGCTCGGCGCAGCGGCCAGAGCACCGTCGCCACCATGCGCGAGTTCGCTGCGGCCGTTCCGTGGAAAGTCGCTGCCCGGCACTGGAATCTGGCTAGCTCCCACGACACCGCACGGATCCGTACCATCGCCGGCACGCCCGAAATGGTGCGTGTTGCCGCCGGCCTACTTTTCACCTACCTCGGCACCCCGATGGTGTTCGCGGGCGATGAAATTGGGCTTGAAGGAACCAACGGGGAAGACTCCCGCCGCACGATGCCCTGGGATCGCCCGGAGGACTGGGATCAGGAAACGCTCGCCGTGTACCGCGATTTGATCGCGGTTCGGCACGCACATCCGGCCCTGCGCAGGGGCGGCCTGCGGTGGGTGGTGCAGACCGATGACGCAATTGGCTACCTGCGAGAGACCGCTGACGAGCGAATTTTGGTGGTGGTGGCCCGCTCTCGCTGGCAAGGCGCACTGCTGCCCGGTGGTCTTGTATACCAGTCGGCCGAGACGCTCTACGGCGAGGTGAGCCTCGTTGTTGACGGCTCAGGGGTTCTCATCCCGGGAGAGGGCCCAGGGGTTGGAATCTGGCGGCTGACCTGA
- a CDS encoding cytochrome ubiquinol oxidase subunit I produces the protein MDPLSIARWQFGITTVYHYIFVPLTIGLALLTAILETAWVRTRNPDYLRATKFWGKLLLINFAIGVVTGIVQEFQFGLNWSSYSRFVGDVFGAPLAMEALIAFFLESTFLGLWIFGWDKLSPKLHAMCMWLVAIGTTASAFFILAANSFMQHPVGVQIDAVSGRPKLNDIGAVLFQQLQLVTFSHVIVACVATGAIFMVGVSAYFLARKRDLAVFKPSMRLGLWFLLVSSIGIVITGDMQAKIMTEVQPMKMAAAEAQYTTQANASFSVFSIGTLDGKEETFSIRVPGLLSFMGTGDFNGTIEGINDVQAQYEKLYGPGDYSPNIPLTYWNFRLMVGAGFAMVALSIVGLWMTRRGRLPEKRWVWRLAMLSMAAPVIGNSTGWIFTEMGRQPWTVVGLFKTADSVSPTLTTGAALTSLMLLTAVYGVLALIEVRLMVKYVQVGPLGAQEALASIEKLPPPDPDDPNAHTSDENRVLTFAY, from the coding sequence GTGGACCCGCTCAGCATTGCCCGCTGGCAATTCGGCATCACCACCGTCTATCACTACATCTTTGTGCCATTGACTATCGGACTCGCGCTCCTGACCGCGATCCTGGAGACGGCGTGGGTCCGGACCCGCAACCCGGATTACCTTCGGGCTACTAAGTTCTGGGGCAAATTGCTCTTGATCAACTTCGCCATCGGCGTCGTCACCGGCATCGTGCAGGAATTCCAATTCGGCCTTAACTGGTCCAGCTACTCGCGTTTCGTTGGCGATGTGTTCGGGGCGCCGTTGGCGATGGAAGCGTTGATCGCCTTCTTCCTCGAGTCGACCTTCCTCGGCCTCTGGATCTTTGGCTGGGACAAACTCTCACCCAAGTTGCACGCCATGTGTATGTGGCTCGTTGCCATCGGCACCACGGCGAGCGCGTTCTTCATCCTGGCCGCCAACTCCTTTATGCAGCACCCGGTGGGCGTGCAAATTGACGCAGTGTCCGGCCGGCCTAAGTTGAACGACATCGGCGCAGTGCTCTTCCAACAGCTGCAGCTCGTCACGTTTAGCCACGTCATCGTCGCCTGCGTCGCCACCGGCGCGATCTTTATGGTGGGGGTATCCGCCTACTTCCTGGCGCGTAAGCGCGATCTTGCAGTGTTCAAGCCCTCTATGCGGCTAGGGCTGTGGTTCTTATTGGTCAGCTCCATCGGGATTGTGATCACGGGCGATATGCAGGCCAAGATCATGACCGAGGTGCAGCCGATGAAGATGGCTGCCGCCGAGGCGCAGTACACGACTCAGGCGAACGCGTCCTTCTCTGTATTCAGCATCGGAACGCTGGATGGTAAGGAAGAAACCTTCTCCATTCGGGTTCCCGGTCTGCTGTCCTTCATGGGTACGGGTGATTTCAACGGCACCATTGAAGGCATCAATGATGTCCAAGCTCAGTACGAAAAGCTCTACGGCCCAGGCGATTACAGCCCCAACATACCGTTGACATATTGGAACTTTCGGTTGATGGTGGGCGCCGGCTTCGCGATGGTGGCGTTGTCGATCGTGGGTTTGTGGATGACCAGGCGCGGCCGCCTCCCCGAGAAGCGTTGGGTGTGGCGGCTAGCCATGCTGTCGATGGCGGCGCCGGTGATCGGCAACTCGACCGGGTGGATCTTCACCGAGATGGGCCGCCAACCGTGGACGGTCGTCGGACTGTTCAAAACGGCGGATTCGGTGTCGCCAACTCTAACGACGGGCGCCGCGCTGACATCGCTCATGTTGTTGACGGCGGTGTACGGGGTGCTCGCGCTGATCGAGGTGCGCCTCATGGTCAAGTACGTCCAGGTCGGCCCACTCGGTGCGCAGGAGGCGCTCGCCAGTATCGAGAAGTTGCCCCCACCGGATCCTGATGACCCAAATGCCCACACATCCGATGAGAACAGGGTTTTGACCTTCGCCTACTAG
- the cydB gene encoding cytochrome d ubiquinol oxidase subunit II: MELSLVWFILIAVLWIGYFILEGFDFGVGALLRIVGRDERGRRVLINTIGPLWDGNEVWVITAIGATFAAFPDWYATMLSGMFGPMLAILLCLIVRGVAFEYRAKGDTDKWRANWDLAIQVCSWGPAFLWGVLFGNMIYGMPLDEAGEYTGGFFGLFGPFPLLLGLLTLGLFLTHGAIFLALKTRHEVRDRAKAFAERAGVGTAVILVAAAGWLQLERGNIVTALVSVLALGALVAGVVATKAHRDGWAFVATAGAILSVVVSWFAAMYPNLIASTTNAAWSLTVQNASSSPYTLKLMTWVAVVMLPFILAYQAWSYWVFRKRISAQQIPLPQLAAKVQG; encoded by the coding sequence ATGGAACTGTCACTGGTGTGGTTCATCTTGATCGCTGTCCTGTGGATCGGGTATTTCATTCTGGAAGGCTTCGACTTCGGCGTGGGAGCGCTGCTGCGGATCGTCGGCCGCGACGAGCGCGGCCGACGGGTGTTGATCAACACCATCGGCCCGCTCTGGGATGGCAACGAGGTGTGGGTGATCACCGCTATCGGTGCCACCTTTGCCGCGTTTCCCGACTGGTATGCCACCATGTTGTCGGGCATGTTCGGGCCGATGCTGGCGATCCTGCTGTGCTTGATTGTGCGAGGCGTCGCCTTCGAATACCGGGCCAAGGGCGACACAGACAAGTGGCGTGCCAACTGGGATCTCGCTATCCAGGTCTGTTCCTGGGGCCCAGCATTTTTGTGGGGCGTGCTCTTCGGCAACATGATCTACGGAATGCCGCTTGACGAGGCGGGTGAGTACACCGGAGGGTTCTTCGGACTCTTCGGCCCGTTCCCCCTACTGCTGGGTCTGTTGACGCTGGGCCTATTTCTCACCCACGGGGCGATCTTCTTGGCGCTCAAAACTCGACACGAAGTTCGCGACCGCGCGAAAGCCTTTGCAGAACGCGCTGGGGTTGGTACCGCAGTAATTCTGGTGGCCGCAGCTGGTTGGCTGCAGCTCGAGCGCGGCAACATCGTGACCGCACTGGTGTCCGTGCTCGCGTTGGGCGCGCTGGTCGCAGGAGTGGTTGCCACTAAAGCACATCGGGACGGCTGGGCGTTCGTAGCGACGGCCGGAGCGATCCTGTCGGTCGTGGTGAGTTGGTTCGCGGCGATGTACCCGAACCTGATCGCATCCACCACCAACGCGGCGTGGAGCCTGACGGTGCAGAACGCATCGTCGAGCCCGTACACGCTGAAGCTCATGACGTGGGTTGCGGTAGTCATGCTTCCGTTCATCCTCGCCTACCAGGCCTGGAGCTACTGGGTATTCCGCAAACGTATTTCCGCTCAGCAGATTCCGCTGCCACAGTTGGCCGCAAAAGTACAGGGCTGA
- the cydD gene encoding thiol reductant ABC exporter subunit CydD — protein MKPLDPRLLQYARGTRTLLAVSVGFGVLSAIAIIAQAVLLASILTALIIDGATLSMVRGLLVALGVVVLVRALVAAATEEVAGRMAQGVTAQIRRDLVLHSSRLGPRWRSEQQSGGLATVAGSGLDAMQEYLSRYLPQLVLAALVPAAMVVYLATQDLISAGIVAVTLPLIPVFMAFVGWYTDRQVTAKWAVLQRLSNHFMDVVAGLPTLKVYGRAQLQATAVGAVTGEYRRASMVTLRVAFLSSLVLELLATLSVALIAVTMGIRLVGGSVGLQVGLTVLILAPEAYFPLRALGAKFHAAADGVAAVESALRVLEMPLPVRGSITDLPENFEIRVAGAGIDFGERGGVARVDLTLRPGHITALTGPSGSGKSTLLMMIAGQLLPDHGKVLLCNGAESINLVDVDPDAWVQQLAVATQGCFLIAGTIADNVRLGNNCSDEVLGTALDAAAVDFLGELPRGAQTLLTEDGGGLSAGQRQRVVLARTVARTLSSGACVVLLDEPTASLDGATEQRVLAGLQRVLAGRTVLLVTHQLAAMQVANSVVEIGSDYTEPAIALNEAALNQAALNEAALQDPPLQVASW, from the coding sequence ATGAAACCGCTGGACCCACGGTTGTTGCAGTACGCCCGGGGAACCCGGACGTTGCTCGCGGTGTCAGTGGGTTTTGGCGTGTTATCGGCCATCGCCATTATCGCGCAGGCCGTGTTGCTGGCTTCGATCCTGACAGCGCTGATCATCGACGGTGCAACGCTTTCCATGGTTCGCGGCTTGCTGGTGGCGTTGGGAGTGGTGGTCCTGGTGCGAGCCTTGGTGGCCGCTGCGACCGAGGAGGTGGCGGGCCGGATGGCGCAGGGCGTGACGGCGCAGATCCGCCGCGATCTGGTACTCCATTCGTCGAGATTGGGCCCACGGTGGCGTAGCGAGCAGCAGTCGGGTGGGCTGGCTACCGTTGCCGGTTCCGGCCTGGATGCCATGCAGGAGTATCTATCTCGCTATCTGCCACAGCTGGTGCTGGCGGCGCTAGTACCCGCCGCCATGGTCGTCTACCTCGCCACCCAAGATCTGATCAGCGCGGGCATCGTCGCTGTGACACTGCCGCTGATTCCGGTTTTCATGGCCTTTGTCGGTTGGTACACCGACCGGCAGGTAACGGCGAAATGGGCTGTGCTGCAACGGTTGTCCAACCACTTTATGGACGTGGTCGCGGGTTTGCCAACCCTTAAAGTGTACGGTCGAGCGCAACTTCAAGCCACTGCGGTCGGCGCCGTGACCGGCGAATACCGCCGAGCGTCGATGGTGACGCTCCGGGTGGCGTTCCTATCGTCATTGGTGCTGGAACTCCTCGCGACGCTATCGGTCGCACTCATTGCTGTGACGATGGGCATTCGGCTGGTCGGTGGATCCGTTGGCCTGCAGGTGGGCCTGACAGTTTTGATCCTGGCCCCGGAGGCGTACTTCCCGCTCCGCGCGTTGGGCGCGAAATTTCATGCCGCCGCCGATGGGGTTGCCGCAGTGGAGAGTGCGCTGCGGGTCCTCGAGATGCCGCTCCCAGTGCGCGGCAGCATCACTGATCTCCCGGAGAATTTTGAGATTAGAGTAGCGGGGGCCGGTATCGACTTCGGCGAACGCGGCGGGGTGGCCCGCGTGGATCTCACGCTCCGGCCGGGACACATCACAGCGTTGACGGGACCGAGCGGGTCGGGCAAGTCCACGCTCCTCATGATGATCGCTGGCCAGTTACTTCCTGATCACGGGAAAGTGTTGCTGTGCAATGGTGCTGAGTCGATCAATCTTGTCGACGTTGATCCGGATGCGTGGGTTCAGCAATTGGCCGTCGCCACCCAAGGGTGCTTTCTGATCGCCGGCACGATCGCCGACAATGTGCGGCTGGGAAACAACTGCAGCGACGAGGTTCTCGGCACGGCGCTAGACGCGGCGGCCGTGGACTTTCTAGGCGAACTGCCGCGCGGCGCCCAGACCCTCCTGACGGAGGATGGGGGTGGACTCTCTGCTGGGCAGCGGCAGCGGGTGGTGCTTGCCCGGACGGTGGCGAGGACGTTGTCGAGTGGGGCGTGCGTGGTACTACTGGACGAGCCGACAGCATCGCTGGACGGCGCGACCGAGCAGCGTGTTCTCGCAGGGCTGCAACGGGTTTTGGCTGGCCGCACGGTGTTGCTCGTCACCCACCAACTCGCGGCGATGCAGGTGGCGAACAGTGTTGTCGAAATCGGTAGCGACTACACGGAGCCAGCCATCGCGCTGAATGAGGCGGCGTTGAATCAGGCGGCGCTGAACGAGGCGGCGCTACAGGACCCGCCACTGCAGGTGGCCTCATGGTGA
- the cydC gene encoding thiol reductant ABC exporter subunit CydC codes for MVITPDTERRAEQQLAPPTGNPLLRILALTRPQWARLLSAGMLGALASASAVALMALSAWLISRAAQHPAILTLMVAIVGVRTFGIARGVLRYLERLSSHEAALRVLEGLRVAIVTRLALVAPAGLPLWRRSDLLGRTITDVDDIQDLLLRGLLPLFGAAVVCGGATGLFFLILPSAGLVLLACLVAAVVLIPIWLVRRGKDTEAVAASNRAERDALVADTIAASTELNLLGAMGVRLDALRQHEKRAASCGQRRAREAGIAAGSAVGLMGLASIGAIVAAAPQVSAGQLPAVLLAVVALTPLALVEVVTAVGTASSALSKATAAAVRVLAVLDTPDPMPASALSVKPLPANSKGRLIEMRGVSARWPGTDRDAISDVSLVLRPGTSTCLLGPSGSGKSTVLAVLLGFLRPTAGTIIIDGQDASQYEPQEVRNLMGWTGTDAHVFATSVAENLRFARPDADDVEVASAMREAGLGEWLGTLPRGLDTQMGEQGISISGGERQRLLLARALLSHRPVLLADEPTAHVDEPTAAALSRMLLGRRENGQAVLLVTHREADAAAADVVVRMSGGVVSGHSR; via the coding sequence ATGGTGATAACACCTGACACTGAACGGCGCGCCGAACAGCAACTGGCGCCACCGACCGGGAACCCGCTGCTGCGGATCCTCGCGCTGACCCGCCCTCAGTGGGCTCGCCTGCTCTCGGCGGGGATGCTGGGAGCGTTGGCGTCGGCCTCCGCCGTTGCTTTGATGGCGCTATCGGCGTGGCTCATCTCCAGAGCGGCGCAGCATCCGGCGATTCTGACGCTGATGGTCGCGATCGTTGGCGTACGTACCTTCGGTATTGCGCGCGGTGTGCTGCGTTATTTGGAGCGACTTTCCTCCCACGAGGCGGCGCTGCGGGTGCTGGAAGGCCTGCGCGTCGCGATCGTGACGCGGCTGGCGCTGGTGGCGCCAGCGGGGCTACCTCTGTGGCGTCGATCAGACCTGTTGGGCCGCACCATTACCGACGTCGACGATATTCAGGATCTGCTACTGCGCGGGCTACTGCCGCTGTTCGGGGCAGCAGTGGTGTGCGGTGGCGCGACCGGGCTGTTCTTCCTGATCCTGCCTAGTGCGGGTTTAGTATTGTTGGCCTGCTTGGTGGCGGCCGTCGTGCTAATTCCGATCTGGTTGGTGCGCCGCGGCAAGGACACAGAAGCGGTGGCGGCCAGCAACCGCGCCGAGCGGGACGCACTGGTCGCCGACACCATTGCTGCTAGTACTGAGCTGAACCTGTTGGGCGCCATGGGAGTTCGGCTGGATGCGTTGCGGCAGCACGAGAAGCGGGCGGCATCCTGTGGCCAGCGGCGAGCGAGGGAAGCGGGGATCGCAGCTGGCAGCGCCGTCGGCCTCATGGGGCTGGCCAGTATCGGCGCTATCGTTGCAGCCGCGCCGCAGGTGTCGGCAGGCCAGCTGCCAGCGGTGCTGCTTGCGGTGGTGGCCTTGACACCGCTCGCGCTCGTGGAAGTGGTCACCGCGGTCGGCACCGCGTCATCGGCGTTGTCCAAAGCCACTGCCGCTGCCGTGCGGGTACTCGCAGTGTTAGACACCCCAGACCCGATGCCCGCGTCTGCTCTGTCTGTAAAACCGTTGCCTGCCAACAGTAAAGGACGGCTCATCGAAATGCGCGGCGTCAGCGCGCGATGGCCTGGGACCGACCGCGACGCCATCAGTGACGTGTCGTTGGTGCTGCGCCCTGGAACCAGCACCTGCTTGCTCGGCCCTTCGGGTTCTGGCAAGTCGACGGTGCTTGCAGTACTTCTCGGATTCCTCCGTCCCACTGCCGGCACGATCATTATCGACGGGCAGGATGCGTCCCAGTACGAGCCGCAAGAGGTGCGCAACCTGATGGGTTGGACGGGGACAGACGCGCATGTTTTTGCGACATCGGTGGCAGAAAACCTACGCTTCGCGCGGCCTGACGCCGATGACGTCGAGGTGGCGTCTGCGATGCGCGAAGCAGGGTTGGGGGAGTGGCTCGGAACTCTTCCACGTGGGCTTGACACGCAGATGGGTGAGCAAGGTATCAGTATTTCTGGTGGGGAACGGCAGCGGTTGCTGTTGGCCAGAGCGCTGCTTTCTCACCGGCCGGTGCTTTTGGCGGACGAGCCAACTGCGCATGTGGATGAGCCGACAGCCGCGGCGTTGAGCCGGATGTTGTTGGGGCGCAGGGAAAATGGTCAGGCCGTGTTGCTAGTGACGCACCGGGAAGCCGACGCGGCAGCGGCGGATGTCGTGGTGCGAATGAGTGGGGGTGTGGTTTCAGGGCACTCGAGGTGA
- a CDS encoding DnaB-like helicase C-terminal domain-containing protein → MTASVAAIARDKHHSEHAIGTGLDHLDDLTGGFIPGSVWVLTGPSGVGRSTLALQLSIHAAEQGASTWFVSAMMPAEEVGIRMLRQHTQLRSRHFGQPDRADKGNSRLCSAVTHLSELPIYREDSSDEPFSDSIVGLLTAPIDRRVLVIDDIDFYEDQSNYGTGSDETPSRPDNILPEQLRVWAVRNGSTVMVTRPTTHTRKQFRQDIPAEWLRAADVVVHIDTVGTRDPHIDKAVFDNTLAYMSALKKRARTPRGTGSCLRG, encoded by the coding sequence GTGACAGCCTCGGTCGCCGCCATTGCGCGCGATAAACACCACAGCGAGCACGCCATCGGGACCGGTCTCGATCACCTCGATGACCTCACCGGCGGGTTCATTCCGGGTTCGGTATGGGTCCTGACTGGACCCAGTGGAGTTGGTCGATCCACGTTGGCCCTGCAGTTGTCTATCCACGCCGCCGAGCAAGGCGCCTCCACCTGGTTCGTCTCAGCGATGATGCCTGCTGAAGAAGTCGGCATCAGAATGCTTCGGCAGCACACCCAGTTGCGGTCACGGCACTTCGGCCAACCGGACCGAGCCGACAAAGGCAACTCGCGGCTTTGCTCCGCGGTCACGCATTTAAGTGAACTTCCGATCTATAGAGAGGATTCGAGTGACGAGCCATTCAGCGATTCAATTGTGGGGCTGTTGACAGCACCGATTGACCGGCGTGTCTTAGTCATCGACGATATCGACTTCTACGAAGACCAAAGCAATTACGGCACAGGCTCAGACGAAACACCATCTCGACCAGACAATATATTGCCGGAGCAGCTGCGCGTGTGGGCCGTCCGAAATGGGTCGACCGTGATGGTCACGAGGCCGACCACCCATACGAGGAAACAATTTCGTCAGGATATCCCTGCGGAATGGCTGAGGGCCGCTGACGTGGTCGTGCACATAGACACTGTGGGCACCCGAGACCCGCACATCGACAAGGCAGTTTTCGACAACACTCTCGCTTACATGTCTGCGCTGAAAAAACGGGCGAGGACCCCGCGCGGAACTGGATCTTGCCTTCGTGGCTAA
- a CDS encoding protein-tyrosine phosphatase family protein: MVRTWTAGAPGILSLPSGPLVRGRGLRRSLPAGMLPDFGVYLRRSRPEQVEWESRWIRWPDFRLPHDRGVAEEIMRLAWRRAANERVEIACGGGLGRTGTALAYLAILDGVAPGEAVAYVREGYHRQAVETPWQYRYVTRLEP; the protein is encoded by the coding sequence ATGGTGAGAACGTGGACCGCGGGCGCACCGGGGATCTTGTCCCTGCCGTCTGGCCCGCTTGTGCGTGGCCGTGGACTGCGTCGATCGCTCCCCGCCGGGATGTTGCCCGATTTCGGGGTCTACCTGCGTCGCAGCCGCCCGGAGCAGGTGGAGTGGGAATCAAGATGGATCCGCTGGCCAGACTTCCGGCTGCCCCACGACCGCGGTGTCGCCGAGGAGATCATGCGGCTGGCATGGCGCCGCGCCGCCAACGAGCGGGTGGAGATTGCCTGCGGCGGGGGACTTGGCAGGACTGGCACAGCGTTAGCCTATTTGGCAATACTGGACGGCGTGGCCCCTGGCGAGGCGGTCGCTTACGTTCGGGAGGGCTACCACCGGCAGGCGGTCGAGACGCCATGGCAGTACCGCTACGTCACCCGGTTAGAACCATAG